In Anomalospiza imberbis isolate Cuckoo-Finch-1a 21T00152 chromosome 19, ASM3175350v1, whole genome shotgun sequence, a genomic segment contains:
- the RNF135 gene encoding E3 ubiquitin-protein ligase RNF135 isoform X2, with the protein MAAVIELERLQRVLELQCSCCLQLFAEPVRLTGCGHSFCRGCILRYCAGRPRAACPLCRCAFELQHLRPNRELAALLSLIPRELKENLETQEEPEAYGAAACNDLSSAGRGRGEKEYTSQIKSQITKDFCCMKEYIERQERNTLMFIEQQQKAAQQKIEETIHQLTDIKAQTRDLRERQRYEGSPLTINKITLDEKLNVVKSAVEDLKRKLEILVLENYAQHLPPVQPPDLHQEPSVSSSPPEPAAESPEPTISSQFSQWADDVTFDPTRAHERLALTAQNRRVMVSSHPTSYQPSPKRFCISQVMCSQGFSTGCHYWEVITKDSDGWAVGVADEMIGKRDKLGRTEHSWCVEWLGPKKQLSAWHKDQETLLHKDKPLKVGVFLELQKKTVSFYSIADKDMLLHTFETSTSNPLYPAFWLYTLERNGSLTLSQPNRT; encoded by the exons ATGGCCGCCGTCATCGAGCTCGAGAGGCTGCAGCGCGtcctggagctgcagtgctcctgctgcctgcagctcttCGCGGAGCCCGTGCGGCTCACGGGCTGCGGCCACAGCTTCTGCCGGGGCTGCATCCTCCGGTACtgcgcggggcggccccgcgccgcctgCCCGCTCTGCCGGTGCGCCTTCGAGCTGCAGCACCTGCGGCCCAACCGCGAGCTGGCCGCGCTGCTCAGCCTCATCCCGCGGGAGCTGAAGGAAAACTTGGAAACACAGGAGGAGCCGGAAGCCtatggagctgctgcctgcaacgACCTGAGCTCGGCGGGGCGGGGACGTGGGGAGAAG gAATATACATCTCAGATCAAAAGCCAGATTACTAAAGATTTCTGTTGCATGAAGGAATATATTGAAAGACAGGAGAGAAACACACTGATGTTCATTGAACAACAGCAAAAAGCTGCTCAACAGAAAATTGAAGAGACTATTCACCAGCTCACAGACATCAAAGCCCAAACT AGAGACTTACGTGAGAGGCAGAGGTACGAAGGCTCACCTTtgacaataaataaaattacacttGATGAAAAGCTTAATGTTGTCAAAAGTGCTGTAGAAGATCTTAAGAGAAAGTTGGAAATTTTAGTCTTGGAGAATTATGCTCAACACCTCCCACCGG TGCAGCCTCCAGACTTACACCAGGAGCCAAGTGTCAGCTCATCACCTCCAGAACCTGCGGCTGAAAGTCCTGAACCAACCATTTCCAGCCAGTTTTCTCAGT GGGCAGATGATGTGACTTTTGATCCCACAAGAGCACACGAGCGCttggcactcacagcccagaacaGGAGAGTGATGGTTTCCAGCCACCCCACCAGTTACCAACCATCTCCCAAAAGATTCTGCATCAGCCAAGTCATGTGTTCACAGGGCTTCTCCACTGGGTGCCACTACTGGGAAGTAATTACTAAGGACAGTGATGGATGGGCTGTTGGAGTTGCTGATGAAATGATTGGTAAAAGGGACAAATTGGGAAGAACTGAGCATTCCTGGTGTGTAGAATGGCTGGGTCCTAAAAAACAGCTGTCAGCATGGCATAAGGATCAAGAAACATTATTACACAAGGACAAACCACTGAAGGTTGGAGTTTTCCTGGAGCTACAGAAGAAGACTGTGTCATTTTACTCCATCGCTGACAAAGACATGCTTTTGCACACCTTTGAAACCAGTACCTCAAATCCTCTCTACCCTGCTTTCTGGCTGTACACTCTAGAAAGGAATGGATCTTTAACTCTAAGTCAGCCAAACAGGACATAA
- the RNF135 gene encoding E3 ubiquitin-protein ligase RNF135 isoform X1 gives MAAVIELERLQRVLELQCSCCLQLFAEPVRLTGCGHSFCRGCILRYCAGRPRAACPLCRCAFELQHLRPNRELAALLSLIPRELKENLETQEEPEAYGAAACNDLSSAGRGRGEKEEEIWESSKQQEITAETIHLLRIDFNKAKEYTSQIKSQITKDFCCMKEYIERQERNTLMFIEQQQKAAQQKIEETIHQLTDIKAQTRDLRERQRYEGSPLTINKITLDEKLNVVKSAVEDLKRKLEILVLENYAQHLPPVQPPDLHQEPSVSSSPPEPAAESPEPTISSQFSQWADDVTFDPTRAHERLALTAQNRRVMVSSHPTSYQPSPKRFCISQVMCSQGFSTGCHYWEVITKDSDGWAVGVADEMIGKRDKLGRTEHSWCVEWLGPKKQLSAWHKDQETLLHKDKPLKVGVFLELQKKTVSFYSIADKDMLLHTFETSTSNPLYPAFWLYTLERNGSLTLSQPNRT, from the exons ATGGCCGCCGTCATCGAGCTCGAGAGGCTGCAGCGCGtcctggagctgcagtgctcctgctgcctgcagctcttCGCGGAGCCCGTGCGGCTCACGGGCTGCGGCCACAGCTTCTGCCGGGGCTGCATCCTCCGGTACtgcgcggggcggccccgcgccgcctgCCCGCTCTGCCGGTGCGCCTTCGAGCTGCAGCACCTGCGGCCCAACCGCGAGCTGGCCGCGCTGCTCAGCCTCATCCCGCGGGAGCTGAAGGAAAACTTGGAAACACAGGAGGAGCCGGAAGCCtatggagctgctgcctgcaacgACCTGAGCTCGGCGGGGCGGGGACGTGGGGAGAAG GAGGAAGAGATATGGGAGAGCTCCAAGCAACAGGAAATAACTGCAGAGACCATCCACTTGTTGAGGATAGATTTCAATAAAGCAAAG gAATATACATCTCAGATCAAAAGCCAGATTACTAAAGATTTCTGTTGCATGAAGGAATATATTGAAAGACAGGAGAGAAACACACTGATGTTCATTGAACAACAGCAAAAAGCTGCTCAACAGAAAATTGAAGAGACTATTCACCAGCTCACAGACATCAAAGCCCAAACT AGAGACTTACGTGAGAGGCAGAGGTACGAAGGCTCACCTTtgacaataaataaaattacacttGATGAAAAGCTTAATGTTGTCAAAAGTGCTGTAGAAGATCTTAAGAGAAAGTTGGAAATTTTAGTCTTGGAGAATTATGCTCAACACCTCCCACCGG TGCAGCCTCCAGACTTACACCAGGAGCCAAGTGTCAGCTCATCACCTCCAGAACCTGCGGCTGAAAGTCCTGAACCAACCATTTCCAGCCAGTTTTCTCAGT GGGCAGATGATGTGACTTTTGATCCCACAAGAGCACACGAGCGCttggcactcacagcccagaacaGGAGAGTGATGGTTTCCAGCCACCCCACCAGTTACCAACCATCTCCCAAAAGATTCTGCATCAGCCAAGTCATGTGTTCACAGGGCTTCTCCACTGGGTGCCACTACTGGGAAGTAATTACTAAGGACAGTGATGGATGGGCTGTTGGAGTTGCTGATGAAATGATTGGTAAAAGGGACAAATTGGGAAGAACTGAGCATTCCTGGTGTGTAGAATGGCTGGGTCCTAAAAAACAGCTGTCAGCATGGCATAAGGATCAAGAAACATTATTACACAAGGACAAACCACTGAAGGTTGGAGTTTTCCTGGAGCTACAGAAGAAGACTGTGTCATTTTACTCCATCGCTGACAAAGACATGCTTTTGCACACCTTTGAAACCAGTACCTCAAATCCTCTCTACCCTGCTTTCTGGCTGTACACTCTAGAAAGGAATGGATCTTTAACTCTAAGTCAGCCAAACAGGACATAA